The Streptomyces sp. NBC_00691 genome has a segment encoding these proteins:
- a CDS encoding Rv3235 family protein gives MNAALTTQPQPRPHTRPEPQHPAASTRPRTPRPRTAPGGPAGTRPRGSAGTHPRAGHPRALPPHTVFAERLLAVLSGERPVHWMLGHTVGEAYEQLVRIAPQTPLRSLGPRPVLRRCSVQVDDDRAAVEAFATIATGIRVRAMAFRLERGADQRWRCAAVELDGLGATARA, from the coding sequence ATGAACGCCGCACTCACCACCCAGCCGCAGCCTCGGCCACACACCCGGCCCGAGCCGCAGCACCCCGCGGCGAGCACCCGGCCCCGCACCCCGCGCCCCCGCACCGCCCCCGGCGGCCCGGCAGGCACCCGCCCGCGCGGTTCCGCCGGCACCCACCCCCGCGCCGGCCACCCCCGCGCCCTGCCGCCGCACACCGTCTTCGCCGAGCGCCTCCTCGCCGTGCTCAGCGGCGAACGCCCGGTCCACTGGATGCTCGGCCACACCGTCGGCGAGGCGTACGAACAGCTCGTCCGGATCGCCCCGCAGACGCCCCTGCGCTCCCTCGGCCCCCGCCCGGTCCTGCGCCGCTGCTCGGTCCAGGTGGACGACGACCGGGCCGCCGTGGAGGCCTTCGCGACGATCGCGACCGGCATCCGCGTCCGGGCCATGGCGTTCCGCCTGGAGCGCGGCGCCGACCAGCGCTGGCGCTGCGCCGCCGTCGAACTCGACGGCCTCGGAGCGACGGCCCGCGCATGA